A part of Liolophura sinensis isolate JHLJ2023 chromosome 1, CUHK_Ljap_v2, whole genome shotgun sequence genomic DNA contains:
- the LOC135475905 gene encoding zygotic DNA replication licensing factor mcm6-like yields the protein MDVAEQTVRTNQVKDQVGERCQKLFQDFLEEYAVEGELKYLADVQDLIRPERNTLTVSFEDVEKYNQQLATTILEEYYRVYPFLCRGVRNFARDRGQIPPSKEFYVSFTDVPTRLKVRELTTVKIGTLLRITGQVVRTHPVHPELVSGTFMCLDCRTVVSDVEQQFKYTQPSICRNPVCNNRARFMLDVNKSKFVDFQKVRIQETQAELPRGSIPRSVEIVLRAEAVETAQAGDKCDFTGTLIVVPDISQISQPGARSETSARLKGNEGYETEGVRGLKALGVRDLTYKMAFLACTVTPSNRRFGGGDNREEEITPETIKKQMTDEEWQKVYDMSQDKNLYHNLCSSLFPTIHGNEEIKRGILLMLFGGVPKVTTEGTNLRGDINVCVVGDPSTAKSQFLKQVEEFSPRAVYTSGKASSAAGLTAAVVKDEESHEFVIEAGALMLADNGICCIDEFDKMDPKDQVAIHEAMEQQTISITKAGVRATLNARTSILAAANPIGGRYDRSKSLKQNITMTAPIMSRFDLFFILVDECNEVVDYAIARRIVDLHSNCEDSVERYYSVEDISRYLLFARQFRPQINEDAAEFMVEEYKRLRQRDATGAAKSSWRITVRQLESMIRLSESMARLHCQDEVQPKHVKEAFRLLNKSIIRVEQPDIHLEEEEEENEQMEVEEDQENVAPEDANAKSPEKDSGAVTKKGLKLSYEEYRHMANLMVLHMRQKEEGSEESSGLRRSEVISWYLNELEGDIETEAELMERKTVIEKVIDRLVHHDHVIIELKQTGLKARSKVDEDELVREDDPFLVVHPNYVIDG from the exons ATATGCTGTTGAAGGAGAGCTGAAGTATTTAGCAGATGTACAGGATTTGATCCGGCCAGAAAGGAATACTTTGACTGTGAGCTTTGAGGATGTGGAAAAATATAACCAGCAGCTTGCAACAACCATTTTAGAAGAGTACTACAG AGTTTATCCTTTCCTTTGTCGAGGGGTAAGAAATTTTGCTCGTGATCGAGGACAGATTCCTCCATCAAAGGAGTTTTACGTCAGTTTCACGGATGTCCCAACAAGGTTGAA AGTGCGTGAGCTGACAACAGTGAAGATAGGAACACTGTTGAGGATAACTGGTCAAGTGGTTAGAACTCACCCTGTCCATCCAGAGCTGGTCAGTGGAACATTCATGTGTCTCGATTGTCGGACAGTGGTCAGCGATGTTGAACAGCAGTTTAAGTACACACAG CCCTCTATCTGCCGAAATCCAGTGTGTAATAACAGAGCAAGATTTATGCTTGATGTTAACAAATCAAAGTTTGTTGACTTTCAAAAAGTTCGTATTCAAGAAACCCAAGCAGAGTTGCCCAGAGGGAGTATCCCGAGAAG TGTGGAGATAGTGCTACGAGCAGAAGCTGTGGAGACAGCTCAGGCGGGAGATAAATGTGACTTCACAGGAACCCTGATTGTCGTACCGGACATCTCACAGATATCACAACCAG GTGCCCGATCTGAGACATCAGCCAGACTGAAAGGTAATGAGGGGTACGAGACAGAGGGCGTGCGTGGTCTGAAAGCCCTAGGAGTCCGGGACCTGACATATAAGATGGCCTTTCTGGCATGCACAGTGACACCTAGCAATAGACGG TTTGGTGGAGGAGATAACCGGGAGGAGGAAATCACTCCTGAAACGATCAAGAAACAGATGACAGACGAGGAATGGCAGAAAGTGTACGACATGAGCCAGGACAAGAACCTGTACCACAACCTCTGCTCCAGTCTCTTCCCCACCATACATG gtaatgaagaaataaaacgtGGCATTTTGCTGATGTTGTTTGGCGGGGTGCCTAAGGTGACGACAGAGGGCACAAATCTCCGTGGTGACATAAATGTGTGTGTGGTTGGTGACCCAAGTACTGCCAAGAGTCAGTTCCTCAA GCAAGTGGAGGAGTTCAGCCCACGAGCAGTGTATACCAGTGGTAAGGCCAGTAGTGCAGCTGGTTTGACTGCTGCTGTGGTGAAGGACGAGGAGTCACATGAGTTTGTGATCGAAGCTGGAGCTCTTATGTTGGCAGATAAT GGAATATGTTGCATTGATGAGTTTGATAAGATGGACCCCAAAGATCAGGTGGCCATTCATGAGGCCATGGAACAGCAGACTATCTCCATCACCAAGGCAGGAGTGCGG GCAACGCTAAACGCCAGAACATCAATCCTGGCTGCTGCCAATCCTATTGGTGGCCGTTATGATCGGTCAAAATCTCTGAAACAGAACATCACCATGACGGCGCCCATTATGTCTCGATTTGATTTGTTCTTCATTCTGGTTGATGAATGTAATGAG GTGGTAGACTATGCCATTGCCCGCCGCATCGTGGACCTGCACAGTAACTGTGAGGACTCCGTGGAGAGATACTACTCTGTAGAAGACATCTCACGTTACCTGCTCTTTGCTCGACAATTCAGACCTCAG ATTAATGAGGATGCTGCAGAGTTCATGGTGGAGGAATACAAGCGTCTCAGACAACGTGACGCAACCGGAGCAGCCAAGTCTTCATGGCGGATCACTGTGAGACAGCTGGAGAGTATGATTCGTCTGTCCGAGTCCATGGCCAGACTGCATTGTCAAGATGAG GTTCAGCCAAAACATGTGAAGGAAGCTTTCCGTCTGCTGAACAAGTCGATTATCCGAGTGGAGCAGCCGGACATTCACctggaggaggaagaggaggagaACGAGCAGATGGAGGTGGAGGAAG ACCAAGAGAATGTTGCCCCAGAGGATGCCAATGCCAAGTCTCCCGAGAAAGACTCCGGTGCTGTCACCAAGAAGGGTCTGAAGTTATCGTATGAAGAGTACAGACACATGGCTAACCTAATGGTGCTGCACATGAGGCAAAAGGAGGAGGGCTCAGAAG AGTCAAGTGGACTACGTCGTAGTGAGGTTATAAGCTGGTATCTGAATGAATTGGAGGGTGATATTGAGACGGAAGCAGAGCTCATGGAACGGAAAACTGTCATTGAGAAAGTGATTGACAGGCTTGTACATCAT GACCATGTGATCATTGAACTGAAGCAGACAGGACTGAAGGCTCGCTCCAAAGTCGATGAAGATGAACTGGTCAGGGAAGATGACCCATTCCTTGTTGTTCATCCTAACTATGTGATTGATGGATGA